A window of the Kosakonia sp. BYX6 genome harbors these coding sequences:
- the sad gene encoding succinate-semialdehyde dehydrogenase, with product MSISATTHAISVNPATGETLRATPWASREEVDAALELAASGYRQWRLLSVAERAQKLRDIGAALRARAEEMAQMMSQEMGKPILQARAEVNKSAALCDWYAEHGPAMLNSEPTQVEQQRATIEYRPLGPILAVMPWNFPLWQVLRGAVPILLAGNSYLLKHAPNVLGSAALMGEIFTQAGIPQGVFGWVNATNEGVTQAINDPRIAAVTVTGSVRAGAAIGAQAGAALKKCVLELGGSDPFIVLNDADLDLAVKAAVTGRYQNTGQVCAAAKRFIVEEGIAEAFTEKFVAAAAALKQGAPDVEENYLGPMARFDLRDELHEQVLASIKEGATLALGGEKMPGNGNYYPATVLTNVTPEMTAFRQELFGPVAAISIARDADHALALANDSDFGLSATVFTADNAQAAWFADHLECGGVFINGFSASDARVAFGGVKKSGFGRELSHFGLHEFCNIQTVWKDRL from the coding sequence ATGTCTATTTCCGCAACAACACATGCCATTTCCGTTAATCCGGCGACAGGCGAAACCCTGCGCGCTACGCCGTGGGCCAGCCGTGAAGAGGTGGATGCTGCGCTGGAACTGGCGGCCAGCGGTTATCGCCAATGGCGTTTACTCAGCGTCGCTGAACGCGCGCAAAAACTGCGTGATATTGGCGCTGCACTGCGCGCTCGCGCTGAAGAAATGGCGCAAATGATGAGCCAGGAGATGGGCAAACCGATTTTGCAGGCGCGGGCTGAAGTGAATAAATCTGCCGCCCTGTGTGACTGGTATGCCGAACACGGCCCGGCGATGCTCAACAGCGAACCCACTCAGGTGGAACAGCAACGCGCGACCATCGAATACCGTCCGCTGGGGCCAATTCTGGCGGTCATGCCGTGGAACTTCCCGCTGTGGCAGGTGCTGCGCGGCGCCGTGCCGATTTTGCTGGCTGGCAACAGCTATCTACTGAAACATGCGCCAAATGTGCTGGGTTCTGCGGCATTGATGGGGGAAATCTTCACGCAAGCCGGGATCCCGCAAGGTGTCTTTGGCTGGGTGAATGCCACCAACGAAGGCGTCACACAAGCGATTAACGACCCGCGTATTGCGGCGGTCACCGTGACCGGCAGCGTCCGTGCAGGTGCCGCGATTGGTGCGCAAGCCGGGGCGGCGCTGAAAAAATGCGTGCTGGAACTCGGCGGTTCGGATCCGTTTATCGTGCTGAACGATGCCGATCTCGATCTGGCCGTAAAAGCCGCGGTGACCGGGCGTTACCAGAACACCGGGCAAGTTTGCGCCGCCGCGAAGCGCTTTATTGTTGAAGAGGGCATTGCCGAGGCTTTCACTGAGAAGTTTGTTGCCGCCGCCGCCGCGTTGAAACAGGGCGCACCGGATGTGGAAGAGAATTATCTCGGCCCAATGGCCCGCTTTGATCTGCGCGACGAGCTGCATGAGCAGGTGCTGGCGAGCATTAAAGAGGGCGCGACACTGGCACTGGGCGGGGAAAAAATGCCGGGCAACGGCAACTACTACCCGGCAACGGTACTGACCAACGTCACGCCAGAGATGACGGCGTTCCGCCAGGAGTTGTTTGGCCCGGTCGCGGCGATCTCCATTGCCCGCGATGCTGACCATGCGCTGGCACTGGCCAACGACAGTGATTTTGGCCTGTCTGCCACGGTATTCACCGCCGATAATGCGCAGGCCGCCTGGTTTGCCGACCACCTGGAGTGCGGCGGGGTGTTTATCAATGGCTTCAGCGCCAGCGATGCCCGCGTTGCTTTTGGCGGCGTGAAGAAAAGCGGCTTTGGCCGCGAGCTTTCGCACTTCGGTTTGCATGAATTCTGTAACATTCAGACCGTGTGGAAAGATCGTCTGTAA
- a CDS encoding methyl-accepting chemotaxis protein, with amino-acid sequence MNLTQIFRRIFRRITPQQFGLLAGIFCIIGLFSALQIASSVVLSASLRSAQHNEQLNQQAHRQQVRVDEARIALLTASDLLNRAGVYFMQDKETGSDGSWHSLMDETHQALEASQKAWQAWLSLNPPKDEGLVNSYQMFYGALKEQADGLVKTQSIDAFFAVPAQAFQADFNDNYARFQQASEQRAEQGRQALMDTLTQLQHFFILVPALLLVIAVLVWFAMSRWVITPLRKLIAHINILAAGDLGTPLPPVQRFNREIDQLGLSVGTMQQGLQQLVMQVSDATSSMVQTIDSLAEGNQSLYQQSAKQAQELSDVTEHIAMLESHVEGSTGFAEQARQQADEARKVAAGGDRMMDTVNQSMREIVERSAEMRNIVALIDGVAFQTNILALNAAIEAAHAGNHGRGFAVVAKEVGLLARQSSHSTQTIQQLINHSLQGINDGTQAVSRLEDNLQKVTGLVGHLSGVLSEISAATLNQGESIHNMTRRLHSLSNVARRTGELVTTATTASEQLHNDSHQLMQAVARFRLPA; translated from the coding sequence ATGAACTTAACACAAATTTTTCGCCGGATTTTCCGGCGTATCACACCACAGCAGTTTGGTTTGTTAGCCGGGATTTTTTGCATTATCGGGTTGTTCTCCGCGCTACAAATCGCCTCTTCAGTTGTCCTTTCTGCATCGTTACGCAGCGCGCAACACAATGAACAACTCAACCAGCAAGCTCACCGCCAGCAGGTACGGGTTGATGAAGCGCGGATCGCGCTGTTGACCGCCAGCGATCTGCTTAACCGCGCGGGCGTCTATTTTATGCAGGATAAAGAGACCGGCTCAGACGGAAGCTGGCACAGCCTGATGGATGAAACTCACCAGGCACTTGAGGCATCGCAAAAAGCCTGGCAAGCCTGGCTGTCGCTGAACCCGCCAAAAGATGAAGGGCTGGTGAACAGCTATCAAATGTTTTATGGCGCGTTGAAAGAGCAGGCGGACGGCCTGGTGAAAACCCAGTCGATCGACGCTTTCTTCGCCGTACCCGCGCAGGCTTTTCAGGCCGATTTTAATGACAACTATGCCCGTTTCCAGCAGGCCAGCGAACAGCGCGCCGAGCAGGGGCGCCAGGCGCTGATGGACACTCTCACGCAGTTGCAGCACTTTTTTATCCTGGTGCCCGCGTTGCTGCTGGTGATTGCCGTGCTGGTGTGGTTTGCCATGTCCCGCTGGGTGATCACGCCATTGCGTAAGTTGATTGCTCATATCAATATCCTCGCTGCGGGCGATCTCGGCACGCCGTTGCCGCCGGTGCAGCGCTTTAACCGCGAAATCGATCAGCTTGGGTTGAGTGTTGGCACCATGCAGCAGGGGTTGCAACAACTGGTGATGCAGGTGAGCGACGCGACGTCATCAATGGTGCAAACCATTGATAGCCTGGCAGAAGGCAACCAATCGCTTTATCAACAGTCGGCGAAACAGGCACAAGAACTGAGCGACGTGACGGAACATATCGCCATGCTGGAATCCCATGTCGAAGGCAGCACCGGTTTTGCGGAGCAGGCGCGCCAGCAGGCGGATGAAGCGCGTAAAGTCGCCGCTGGAGGCGATCGAATGATGGATACGGTGAATCAGTCGATGCGCGAGATCGTGGAACGATCGGCGGAGATGCGCAATATTGTGGCGTTGATCGACGGCGTGGCTTTCCAGACCAATATTCTGGCGCTGAATGCCGCCATTGAAGCGGCGCACGCGGGCAACCACGGGCGCGGCTTTGCGGTGGTGGCAAAAGAGGTCGGGTTGCTGGCTCGCCAGAGTAGCCATTCGACGCAAACCATTCAGCAACTGATTAATCATTCGTTGCAGGGCATTAATGATGGCACCCAGGCGGTGAGCCGCCTCGAAGATAATCTGCAAAAAGTGACCGGGCTGGTCGGCCACCTTAGCGGCGTTCTGAGTGAGATTTCCGCCGCCACCCTGAACCAGGGGGAAAGCATCCATAATATGACGCGCCGCCTGCACTCCCTGAGCAATGTTGCCCGCCGCACCGGTGAACTGGTCACCACGGCGACCACCGCGTCGGAACAGTTACACAACGATTCTCACCAGTTAATGCAAGCGGTTGCGCGTTTTCGTCTCCCGGCCTGA
- the glsB gene encoding glutaminase B: MASVMDNGVLEAVIAQVRPLLGRGNVADYIPALAAVSGNKLGIAVSTVDGEHFQAGDADERFSIQSISKVLSLVVAMNHYAEDEIWQRVGKDPSGQPFNSLLQLEIEQGKPRNPFINAGALVVCDMLQSRLSAPRQRMLEIVRKLSATPDIAYESVVARSEFDHSARNMAIAWLMKSFGNFHNDVATVLQNYFHYCALKMSCAELARAFLFLAQGGQAAHLTSPVVSAMQARQINALMATSGMYQNAGEFAWRVGLPAKSGVGGGIVAIVPHEMAIAVWSPELDDAGNSLAGVAVLEALTQQLGRSVY; the protein is encoded by the coding sequence GTGGCATCGGTGATGGATAATGGCGTGCTGGAAGCCGTGATTGCGCAAGTACGCCCGCTACTGGGACGTGGCAATGTCGCGGATTATATCCCGGCGCTGGCGGCGGTCAGCGGCAACAAACTGGGCATCGCTGTCAGCACCGTCGATGGGGAACACTTCCAGGCGGGTGATGCCGATGAGCGTTTTTCCATTCAGTCGATCTCAAAAGTGCTCAGCCTGGTGGTGGCGATGAACCACTACGCCGAAGATGAGATCTGGCAGCGAGTGGGCAAAGATCCGTCTGGTCAACCGTTCAATTCGCTGTTGCAACTGGAAATCGAGCAGGGCAAACCACGCAATCCGTTTATCAACGCCGGGGCGCTGGTGGTTTGCGATATGCTGCAAAGCCGCCTCAGCGCACCGCGCCAGCGCATGCTGGAAATCGTGCGTAAACTCTCTGCCACCCCTGATATCGCTTACGAAAGCGTCGTGGCCCGCTCCGAGTTCGATCATTCCGCCCGCAATATGGCCATCGCCTGGCTGATGAAATCATTCGGCAATTTCCACAACGATGTCGCCACCGTGTTACAGAACTATTTTCACTATTGCGCGCTCAAAATGAGCTGTGCCGAACTGGCGCGCGCCTTTCTGTTTCTGGCACAAGGCGGACAGGCCGCGCATCTGACAAGCCCGGTCGTGTCGGCGATGCAGGCGCGGCAAATCAACGCCTTGATGGCGACCAGCGGCATGTATCAGAACGCCGGTGAGTTTGCCTGGCGCGTCGGCTTACCGGCGAAATCCGGTGTTGGCGGCGGAATTGTAGCGATTGTGCCGCACGAAATGGCCATTGCGGTCTGGAGCCCAGAGCTGGATGATGCGGGCAATTCGCTGGCGGGTGTGGCGGTGCTGGAGGCATTGACGCAACAACTGGGAAGATCGGTGTACTGA
- a CDS encoding GGDEF domain-containing protein: MRAFFSSPWRPFREDTPLTNAVMIFVLTTLFYFLGAMMRLVEELSLFWPLNAVMAGVFARYAFLHRWHYYLISYVAMLAYDAITTTWGTASLIINFSNMVFIITMAQFIGWERSQMLKAPEPVNALKLFSYCLVSALLCAFFGAIGSVGINDQGFWPLLADWFGEQFSTGVLILPGLLAMGRPRVPLHFAWRKTMPIVAVAVSVLASVVIGGAGSLAFPLPALIWCAVRYSLPLTSLVTLITGGLEIILVSSGKINIFVSSPFDIPHMFSARLGIATMAICPVIVSVSVEAINRLIRQVSLRADFDFLTRVYSRSGLYEALNHDDNRFADKHLSVMLMDIDYFKSINDNYGHECGDKVLASFAQKVQQVLGERGVVARMGGEEFVVVATTQDAKEGKQLAELLRKSVETHPFKWRQQTLHLTVSIGISHGKTEAWQLTEMFNELLAVSDENLYRSKKRGRNCTTDGDNSVAAEHHAPVPMDN; this comes from the coding sequence ATGCGTGCATTTTTTTCGTCCCCCTGGCGTCCGTTTCGTGAAGATACGCCGCTAACCAATGCGGTAATGATTTTTGTCCTGACAACGCTTTTCTATTTCCTGGGTGCCATGATGCGCCTGGTGGAAGAGCTTTCGTTATTCTGGCCGCTCAATGCGGTGATGGCTGGCGTCTTTGCCCGCTACGCCTTCCTGCATCGCTGGCACTACTACCTCATCAGTTATGTTGCCATGCTGGCTTACGATGCCATCACCACCACTTGGGGCACCGCGTCGCTCATTATTAATTTCTCCAACATGGTGTTTATTATCACCATGGCGCAATTCATCGGCTGGGAACGCAGCCAGATGCTGAAAGCGCCCGAGCCGGTTAACGCGTTGAAGCTGTTCAGCTACTGCCTGGTTTCGGCGCTGCTGTGCGCCTTTTTTGGTGCTATCGGTTCGGTCGGTATTAACGATCAAGGTTTCTGGCCGTTGCTGGCAGACTGGTTTGGCGAGCAGTTCTCCACCGGCGTGCTGATCCTGCCTGGCCTGTTGGCGATGGGGCGCCCGCGTGTTCCGCTGCATTTTGCGTGGCGCAAAACGATGCCGATAGTTGCCGTGGCTGTTTCGGTGCTGGCTTCGGTGGTGATTGGCGGCGCGGGCAGCCTGGCATTCCCGTTACCCGCGTTGATTTGGTGCGCGGTGCGTTATTCGCTGCCGTTAACCAGCCTGGTCACGCTGATTACCGGCGGGCTGGAGATAATCCTCGTCTCCAGCGGCAAAATTAATATTTTTGTCAGTTCACCCTTTGATATCCCGCATATGTTTTCGGCGCGGCTGGGCATTGCCACGATGGCGATTTGCCCGGTGATTGTCTCGGTGAGCGTTGAGGCCATCAACCGCCTGATCCGCCAGGTTTCCCTGCGCGCGGATTTCGATTTTCTCACCCGCGTTTACTCCCGTTCAGGGTTGTACGAGGCGCTGAATCACGACGACAATCGCTTTGCCGATAAACATCTCTCAGTGATGTTGATGGATATCGATTACTTCAAAAGCATCAATGATAATTATGGCCACGAGTGCGGCGACAAAGTGCTGGCTTCGTTTGCGCAAAAAGTGCAGCAGGTGCTGGGCGAGCGGGGCGTAGTGGCGCGAATGGGCGGCGAGGAGTTTGTGGTTGTGGCGACCACGCAGGATGCGAAGGAGGGCAAGCAGCTTGCGGAATTGTTGCGTAAATCTGTGGAAACACACCCGTTCAAATGGCGGCAGCAGACGCTGCATTTGACGGTGAGTATTGGCATCAGCCACGGTAAAACCGAAGCCTGGCAGCTAACCGAAATGTTTAATGAGCTGCTGGCGGTGTCCGATGAGAACCTCTATCGCTCGAAAAAACGCGGCAGAAACTGCACCACCGATGGCGACAACAGCGTGGCGGCAGAACATCATGCGCCAGTGCCGATGGATAATTAA
- a CDS encoding DUF4186 domain-containing protein, whose translation MADLDPLFARLGRSTFRSRFRLGVKERQYCLDKGAEVIASHAADFVAQRLAPALPNNDGKQTPMRGHPVFIAQHATATCCRGCLEKWHAIAQGYPLTAEQQQYIVAVIYHWLVIQMNSPR comes from the coding sequence ATGGCTGACCTTGATCCGCTTTTCGCGCGGCTGGGACGCTCGACGTTTCGCTCGCGTTTTCGCCTTGGCGTGAAAGAGCGGCAATATTGCCTGGATAAAGGCGCGGAAGTGATTGCCTCGCACGCGGCGGATTTTGTTGCGCAGCGGCTGGCACCGGCATTGCCCAACAATGACGGCAAACAAACGCCGATGCGCGGTCACCCGGTTTTTATTGCCCAACATGCCACCGCCACTTGCTGCCGTGGCTGTCTGGAAAAGTGGCACGCGATTGCGCAAGGATATCCATTAACAGCTGAGCAACAACAGTATATTGTTGCTGTCATTTACCATTGGCTGGTCATACAGATGAATTCGCCGCGCTAA